A region from the Tachyglossus aculeatus isolate mTacAcu1 chromosome X2, mTacAcu1.pri, whole genome shotgun sequence genome encodes:
- the ZMAT2 gene encoding zinc finger matrin-type protein 2 — translation MASGSGNKNLDFRRKWDKDEYEKLAEKRLTEEREKKDGKPVQPVKRELLRHRDYKVDLESKLGKTIVITKTTPQSEMGGYYCNVCDCVVKDSINFLDHINGKKHQRNLGMSMRVERSTLDQVKKRFEVNKKKMEEKQKDYDFEERMKELREEEEKAKAYKKEKQREKKRRAEEDLTFEEDDEMAAVMGFSGFGSTKKSY, via the exons ATGGCGTCCGGAAGTGGG AATAAAAACCTGGACTTCCGTCGGAAGTGGGACAAAGATGAATATGAGAAACTTGCGGAGAAGCGGCTcacggaagagagagagaaaaaagatg GGAAACCCGTCCAGCCCGTCAAGCGGGAGCTCCTGCGGCACCGGGACTACAAGGTGGACCTGGAGTCCAAGCTGGGGAAGACCATCGTCATCACCAAGACCACGCCGCAGTCTGAGATGGGAGG GTATTACTGCAACGTCTGTGACTGTGTGGTAAAGGACTCCATCAATTTCCTGGACCACATCAACGGCAAGAAAC ATCAGCGGAACCTGGGCATGTCGATGCGCGTGGAGCGCTCCACCCTGGACCAGGTAAAGAAGCGTTTTGAGGTAAACaagaagaagatggaggagaagcagaaggactATGACTTTGAAGAGAGGATGAAGGAgctcagggaggag GAGGAGAAGGCCAAGGCCtacaagaaggagaagcagagggagaagaaaaggagggcagaggaggacttGACGTTTGAGGAAGACGACGAGATGGCGGCGGTGATGGGCTTCTCGGGCTTCGGTTCCACTAAAAAGAGCTACTGA
- the LOC119949232 gene encoding histidine--tRNA ligase, mitochondrial-like, with the protein MHQLGILPTKAWAALACQFLRLPQVRTVANLPHGQVEEPALLPQLEPERRKLDSLVKTPKGTRDCRPQQMVLREKIFSTVISCFKRHGAEELDTPTFELKETLTKKYGEESKLIYDLKDQGGEQLSLRYDLTVPLARYLARNKVKKMKRYQIGKVFRREAPSVVQGRYREFLQCDFDIAGQFDPMIPDAECLKIVCEILSGLQLGDFLIKVNDRRVVDGMLAACGVPDSRLRTIGLSLDKLGKISWEDARREMVSEKGLAPEVADRVGEYARLRGGVSLVEQLLQDPQLAQNKQARAGLEDLNLLFDYLTLLGVADRVSFDLSLARGLDYYTGVIYEAVLVQPPAKQGEEPLGVGSVAAGGRYDGLVGMFDPKGHQVPCVGLSIGVERILAIVERRLEASKETVRTTETQVLVAAAQKSFLRERLKLIAELWDAGIKAELVYKDNPKLLPQLQHCEATGIPLVAIVGERELKDGVVKLRTVASREEEDVRRDAVVAEIQRRIAEA; encoded by the exons ATGCATCAGCTTGGAATCCTGCCCACAAAGGCCTGGGCAGCTCTGGCCTGCCAGTTTTTAAGACTTCCCCAAGTGCGGACAGTAGCCAACTTGCCTCACGGCCAG GTTGAAGAGCCTGCACTGCTGCCCCAGCTCGAACCGGAGAGAAGGAAGTTAGATTCGCTTGTCAAGACACCCAAG GGCACTAGAGATTGCAGACCCCAGCAGATGGTCTTGAGGGAGAAAATCTTCAGCACCGTCATCAGCTGCTTCAAGCGCCATGGAGCGGAGGAGCTGGACACCCCGACGTTTGAATTGAAG GAGACCCTCACGAAGAAGTACGGGGAGGAGTCGAAGCTCATCTATGACCTGAAGGATCAGGGTGGAGAGCAGCTGTCCTTGCGCTATGACCTGACT GTCCCCCTGGCTCGTTACCTGGCGAGGAATAAAGTGAAGAAGATGAAACGGTACCAGATCGGCAAGGTGTTCCGCCGGGAGGCCCCGTCCGTCGTCCAAGGCCGCTACCGCGAGTTCTTGCAGTGT GACTTCGACATCGCCGGCCAGTTTGACCCCATGATCCCCGACGCGGAGTGTCTGAAGATCGTGTGCGAGATTCTCAGCGGGCTGCAGCTGGGGGATTTCCTTATCAAG gtgAATGACCGGCGGGTAGTGGATGGGATGCTGGCCGCCTGCGGCGTCCCCGACAGCCGGCTCCGCACCATCGGGCTCTCGCTGGACAAACTGGGCAAG ATTTCGTGGGAGGATGCGAGGCGCGAGATGGTGAGCGAGAAGGGCCTGGCTCCAGAGGTGGCCGACCGGGTTGGGGAATACGCTCGGCTGCGTG GCGGGGTGTCCTTGGTGGAGCAGCTCCTGCAGGATCCCCAGCTGGCACAGAACAAGCAGGCCCGGGCCGGACTGGAGGACCTCAACCTGCTGTTCGACTATCTGACCCTGCTGGGTGTGGCTGACAGG GTCTCCTTCGACCTGAGCCTGGCGCGGGGCCTGGATTACTACACGGGGGTCATCTACGAGGCCGTACTGGTGCAGCCCCCGGCCAAGCAGGGGGAAGAGCCGCTCGGCGTGGGCAGCGTGGCCGCCGGCGGGCGCTACGACGGGCTCGTGGGCATGTTCGACCCCAAGGGCCACCAGGTGCCCTGCGTGGGGCTCAGCATCGGGGTCGAGCGCATCTTGGCCATCGTGGAGCGCAGGTTGGAG GCGTCCAAGGAGACGGTGCGGACCACAGAGACCCAGGTGCTCGTGGCGGCGGCCCAGAAGAGCTTCCTCAGAGAGAGGCTGAAGCTCATCGCGGAGCTGTGGGATGCCGGGATCAAG GCGGAGCTGGTGTACAAGGACAATCCCAAGCTGCTGCCCCAGCTGCAGCACTGCGAGGCCACGGGCATCCCGCTGGTGGCCATCGTCGGGGAGCGGGAGCTGAAGGACGGCGTGGTCAAACTGCGCACGGTGGCCAGCCGGGAGGAG GAGGACGTCCGGAGGGACGCCGTGGTGGCAGAAATCCAGAGACGAATAGCGGAGGCCTGA